From one Electrophorus electricus isolate fEleEle1 chromosome 20, fEleEle1.pri, whole genome shotgun sequence genomic stretch:
- the LOC113579165 gene encoding zinc finger protein with KRAB and SCAN domains 8-like isoform X2: MTKMEYLNSFFVNRLMAAAGEIFDAVKDAVSGYQQEVERTKQENRRLMRMLAEMKAVSMETSPADVHASDADGVVSENQNFNQGPLVSDPSLIQLELATMKQEADTQLNEVPTRISPCAKSAHDAQTSHPEGPALGQQNSDYEPHDTSLIRVKLELSTLEPDDDEEAELLPEAPTRLNPSPKKIDAEKVTRTFPAITKDNEGLQMNSYLTINLVPCDAQRTPDNLNSNAMKNESRSGGCERGTKEGTEDHYCPYCKESFKESSLLASHLVIHEGVPIPFYCQICGRHFKNRVTLKNHMIVHQKLRRFRCHFCGKGFHQKGHLKEHERIHTGEKPYGCSICGKRFTQFNHVRVHVRNHHQDISEPLEKPQNKR; encoded by the exons ATGACTAAAATGGAGTACTTGAATTCTTTTTTCGTTAACCGATTGATGGCGGCTGCTGGGGAGATATTCGACGCAGTTAAAGACGCGGTATCTGGGTACCAGCAAGAGGTTGAGCGAACTAAACAAGAAAACCGTCGTCTTATGCGCATGCTGGCTGAAATGAAGGCCGTTAGCATGGAGACGAGCCCAGCAG ATGTACACGCAAGTGATGCTGATGGAGTCGTTTCTGAGAATCAGAACTTCAATCAAGGTCCACTGGTCTCAGATCCCTCACTAATACAGCTGGAGCTTGCCACGATGAAGCAAGAAGCTGACACACAACTGAATGAAGTACCTACAAGGATTTCTCCCTGTGCAAAGAGTGCCCATG ATGCACAGACCAGCCATCCAGAAGGACCTGCTCTTGGACAGCAGAACTCTGACTATGAGCCACATGACACTTCATTAATACGAGTGAAATTAGAGCTTAGCACACTTGAGccagatgatgatgaagaggcaGAGCTATTGCCAGAGGCACCGACACGACTCAACCCCTCCCCGAAGAAAATCGATGCTGAGAAGGTCACTCGGACCTTCCCTGCGATAACGAAGGACAATGAAGGCCTACAGATGAACTCTTATCTCACAATCAATTTGGTACCTTGTGATGCTCAGCGCACTCCTGACAACTTAAACTCAAAtgcaatgaaaaatgaaagcagGAGTGGAGGTTGTGAGAGAGGGACAAAAGAAGGTACAGAAGATCATTACTGTCCCTATTGTAAGGAATCATTTAAAGAGTCGTCTTTGCTAGCATCACATTTGGTTATTCATGAAGGTGTGCCAATTCCTTTTTATTGCCAGATCTGTGGCAGGCATTTTAAAAATCGTGTGACCCTGAAGAACCATATGATTGTGCACCAAAAATTAAGACGTTTCCGCTGTCATTTTTGTGGTAAGGGCTTCCATCAAAAAGGCCATCTTAAGGAACATGAAAGAATCCACACAGGGGAGAAACCCTACGGCTGTTCAATCTGTGGCAAACGGTTCACTCAGTTCAATCACGTCAGGGTTCATGTTCGCAATCACCATCAGGATATAAGTGAGCCGTTAGAAAagccacaaaacaaaagatga
- the LOC113579165 gene encoding zinc finger protein with KRAB and SCAN domains 8-like isoform X4, producing the protein MAALEAFHSFLNNRFTSIAGDILQFVQTILLEQQDEIKRTKEENRNLRSMLAEASANKGDSGTDAQTSHPEGPALGQQNSDYEPHDTSLIRVKLELSTLEPDDDEEAELLPEAPTRLNPSPKKIDAEKVTRTFPAITKDNEGLQMNSYLTINLVPCDAQRTPDNLNSNAMKNESRSGGCERGTKEGTEDHYCPYCKESFKESSLLASHLVIHEGVPIPFYCQICGRHFKNRVTLKNHMIVHQKLRRFRCHFCGKGFHQKGHLKEHERIHTGEKPYGCSICGKRFTQFNHVRVHVRNHHQDISEPLEKPQNKR; encoded by the exons ATGGCTGCGCTTGAAGCGTTTCACTCCTTCCTCAATAATCGCTTCACCAGCATCGCTGGAGACATTCTTCAGTTTGTGCAGACAATCCTGCTGGAGCAACAGGATGAGATCAAACGCACCAAAGAGGAAAATCGTAATCTGAGGAGCATGTTGGCGGAAGCTAGCGCCAACAAAGGAGACTCGGGAACGG ATGCACAGACCAGCCATCCAGAAGGACCTGCTCTTGGACAGCAGAACTCTGACTATGAGCCACATGACACTTCATTAATACGAGTGAAATTAGAGCTTAGCACACTTGAGccagatgatgatgaagaggcaGAGCTATTGCCAGAGGCACCGACACGACTCAACCCCTCCCCGAAGAAAATCGATGCTGAGAAGGTCACTCGGACCTTCCCTGCGATAACGAAGGACAATGAAGGCCTACAGATGAACTCTTATCTCACAATCAATTTGGTACCTTGTGATGCTCAGCGCACTCCTGACAACTTAAACTCAAAtgcaatgaaaaatgaaagcagGAGTGGAGGTTGTGAGAGAGGGACAAAAGAAGGTACAGAAGATCATTACTGTCCCTATTGTAAGGAATCATTTAAAGAGTCGTCTTTGCTAGCATCACATTTGGTTATTCATGAAGGTGTGCCAATTCCTTTTTATTGCCAGATCTGTGGCAGGCATTTTAAAAATCGTGTGACCCTGAAGAACCATATGATTGTGCACCAAAAATTAAGACGTTTCCGCTGTCATTTTTGTGGTAAGGGCTTCCATCAAAAAGGCCATCTTAAGGAACATGAAAGAATCCACACAGGGGAGAAACCCTACGGCTGTTCAATCTGTGGCAAACGGTTCACTCAGTTCAATCACGTCAGGGTTCATGTTCGCAATCACCATCAGGATATAAGTGAGCCGTTAGAAAagccacaaaacaaaagatga
- the LOC113579165 gene encoding zinc finger and SCAN domain-containing protein 2-like isoform X1, with the protein MTKMEYLNSFFVNRLMAAAGEIFDAVKDAVSGYQQEVERTKQENRRLMRMLAEMKAVSMETSPADVHASDADGVVSENQNFNQGPLVSDPSLIQLELATMKQEADTQLNEVPTRISPCAKSAHDTQTSHADGALEQQIPCQGPQDSKSSLIQVKLELATIAEEEKVPHQQLSVGKHAYDQDAVESGTFTTLDTDERNGCDLHANPFISLQSEPCDSEARHYDNKDLSAAVIQSLQRKHLNTMNGKQIYEKLSSVPEHSQNHLSKKMFGCDETFGSASSTNKHVTAWQEEKVYRCDLCGKCYACARILKAHLKAHTTERPFHCSVCGKTFKLKNHLKDHERTHTGDKRYSCSACGMSFIWTNQVKVHIQNHHRGQSATVISKSVKKRGTRNIF; encoded by the exons ATGACTAAAATGGAGTACTTGAATTCTTTTTTCGTTAACCGATTGATGGCGGCTGCTGGGGAGATATTCGACGCAGTTAAAGACGCGGTATCTGGGTACCAGCAAGAGGTTGAGCGAACTAAACAAGAAAACCGTCGTCTTATGCGCATGCTGGCTGAAATGAAGGCCGTTAGCATGGAGACGAGCCCAGCAG ATGTACACGCAAGTGATGCTGATGGAGTCGTTTCTGAGAATCAGAACTTCAATCAAGGTCCACTGGTCTCAGATCCCTCACTAATACAGCTGGAGCTTGCCACGATGAAGCAAGAAGCTGACACACAACTGAATGAAGTACCTACAAGGATTTCTCCCTGTGCAAAGAGTGCCCATG ACACACAGACTAGCCATGCAGATGGAGCTCTTGAACAGCAAATCCCCTGCCAGGGGCCACAGGATTCAAAATCTTCACTAATACAAGTGAAGCTGGAGCTTGCCACCAtagcagaagaagaaaaggtgCCCCACCAGCAGTTGAGTGTAGGAAAACATGCTTATGATCAGGACGCAGTGGAGTCAGGGACATTCACTACTTTGGACACAGATGAAAGAAATGGTTGTGATTTACATGCAAATCCCTTTATCTCACTACAATCAGAGCCATGTGACTCTGAAGCTAGACATTACGATAACAAAGACTTATCCGCAGCTGTGATCCAAAGTTTGCAAAGAAAGCATTTGAATACTATGAACGGTAAACAAATATATGAGAAACTGTCCAGTGTGCCAGAGCATTCACAAAACCATTTATCTAAAAAAATGTTCGGCTGCGATGAGACGTTCGGAAGTGCTTCATCAACAAATAAACACGTGACTGCATGGCAAGAGGAAAAGGTGTATCGCTGTGACTTGTGTGGGAAGTGTTATGCTTGTGCACGCATACTCAAAGCTCACCTTAAAGCTCATACTACAGAGAGACCCTTTCACTGCAGCGTTTGTGGAAAAACATTCAAACTGAAGAATCATTTAAAGGACCACGAGAGGACTCATACTGGTGATAAACGGTATAGCTGCTCGGCATGTGGAATGAGCTTCATTTGGACGAATCAGGTCAAGGTGCACATTCAGAATCATCACAGAGGTCAGTCAGCTACAGTTATTAGCAAGTCTGTGAAAAAAAGGGGTACGCGCAATATTTTTTAG
- the LOC113579165 gene encoding zinc finger protein 2 homolog isoform X3, translating into MTKMEYLNSFFVNRLMAAAGEIFDAVKDAVSGYQQEVERTKQENRRLMRMLAEMKAVSMETSPADVHASDADGVVSENQNFNQGPLVSDPSLIQLELATMKQEADTQLNEVPTRISPCAKSAHGEDLKCFSVKAAVQKKEDDGLHTNKMITVKLECCGSQLVCPDASAAVQNVGPSGEPVRNVEVTQGPCLCPHCEETFDDLTCLTLHLQNHTDGLFDCKVCGKPFTDCNCLTTHKKVLLKQGRLYRCKLCGKSFRYPKSLTVHLRTHTGEKPYCCKFCGKGFSQKGHCNEHERIHTGEKPYTCPLCGKGFVQSTPLKSHIRNHHRDQLQLLEGQKTEKAKIRELVKKGDLFS; encoded by the exons ATGACTAAAATGGAGTACTTGAATTCTTTTTTCGTTAACCGATTGATGGCGGCTGCTGGGGAGATATTCGACGCAGTTAAAGACGCGGTATCTGGGTACCAGCAAGAGGTTGAGCGAACTAAACAAGAAAACCGTCGTCTTATGCGCATGCTGGCTGAAATGAAGGCCGTTAGCATGGAGACGAGCCCAGCAG ATGTACACGCAAGTGATGCTGATGGAGTCGTTTCTGAGAATCAGAACTTCAATCAAGGTCCACTGGTCTCAGATCCCTCACTAATACAGCTGGAGCTTGCCACGATGAAGCAAGAAGCTGACACACAACTGAATGAAGTACCTACAAGGATTTCTCCCTGTGCAAAGAGTGCCCATGGTGAGGACTTAAAGTGTTTCTCAGTTAAAGCAGCTGTTCAGAAAAAGGAGGATGATGGCTTGCACACGAACAAAATGATCACAGTCAAATTAGAATGTTGTGGCTCCCAACTCGTCTGCCCTGATGCCTCAGCTGCAGTGCAGAATGTTGGCCCGAGTGGAGAGCCTGTCAGAAATGTAGAAGTGACTCAGGGCCCCTGTCTTTGTCCTCATTGTGAGGAAACATTTGATGACTTGACTTGTCTCACATTACATCTGCAGAATCATACAGATGGACTGTTTGATTGTAAGGTTTGTGGTAAGCCTTTCACAGATTGTAACTGCTTAACGACGCACAAAAAGGTTTTACTCAAACAGGGTAGACTGTACCGCTGTAAGCTGTGCGGGAAATCATTTAGGTACCCAAAATCACTTACTGTCCATCTTAGAACTCATACAGGAGAGAAACCATATTGCTGCAAGTTCTGTGGGAAGGGCTTCAGTCAGAAAGGTCACTGTAATGAACACGAGAGAATCCACACTGGAGAAAAACCATATACTTGTCCATTGTGTGGGAAGGGCTTTGTTCAGTCAACTCCCCTCAAGTCACACATTCGCAATCATCATCGTGATCAACTGCAATTATTAGAGGgacagaaaactgaaaaagcTAAAATAAGGGAGCTCGTAAAAAAAGGGGACCTATTCAGTTGA
- the LOC118240392 gene encoding zinc finger protein 420-like, whose product MAKFEFLSAFFTERLLAVAGEIFQVVKDTIAEYQEEIDRAKQEKHHLKKVLLETLSSAGADHHRNSRAVHEAANLSQGPLDSESSVINVKVEFCTLQQDSESQELFNDPLSRTSPSTCSNGAPYRWPVKTVHDKEDDGDPYNNSGVTVKLEPLDSQDICSDDPACKMQGEGTPENHLVGLTDGQGPSSRCNMESDGFSQAKTHLQNQPPERAFVCEYCGKPFRNRGQLKQHRAVHQKERPRPYCCDFCGKCYSYAQVLEVHRRTHTGERPFHCKFCGRRFNQKGHLKDHERIHTGEKPFICPVCGKCFIQSSQVRKHIRNNHQAK is encoded by the exons ATGGCCAAATTTGagtttttaagtgcatttttcACTGAGCGGTTATTAGCAGTGGCTGGAGAAATCTTCCAAGTAGTTAAGGACACCATTGCCGAGTACCAGGAAGAAATCGATCGTGCCAAACAAGAAAAGCATCACCTGAAGAAAGTGCTTCTGGAAACGCTGAGCAGCGCTGGAGCGG ATCATCACAGGAACAGTCGAGCAGTACATGAAGCAGCAAACCTAAGTCAAGGACCACTGGATTCGGAGTCCTCAGTAATTAACGTAAAGGTGGAGTTTTGCACCTTGCAGCAGGATTCTGAGTCACAGGAGCTATTCAATGATCCACTGTCACGCACTTCTCCCTCTACGTGCTCTAACGGGGCACCATACCGCTGGCCAGTGAAGACTGTACACGATAAAGAAGACGATGGTGATCCTTATAACAATTCAGGAGTTACAGTCAAATTGGAGCCATTGGACTCACAGGACATCTGTTCTGATGACCCAGCCTGTAAAATGCAAGGTGAAGGCACACCTGAGAATCATTTAGTAGGTTTAACAGATGGTCAAGGTCCCTCTTCTCGGTGTAACATGGAATCAGACGGTTTTTCTCAAGCCAAAACTCATTTGCAAAATCAGCCCCCTGAAAGAGCTTTTGTCTGTGAGTATTGTGGAAAACCTTTCAGGAACCGTGGCCAGTTGAAACAACATAGAGCAGTCCATCAGAAAGAGAGGCCAAGACCATATTGTTGTGACTTTTGTGGAAAGTGCTACAGTTATGCACAAGTGCTTGAAGTACACCGCAGGactcacacaggagagagaccGTTTCACTGTAAATTCTGTGGGAGACGTTTTAATCAGAAAGGTCATTTGAAGGACCATGAGAGAATTCACACTGGTGAAAAGCCTTTTATCTGTCCAGtttgtggaaaatgttttattcagtcaAGTCAAGTCAGGAAACACATTCGTAATAATCATCAGGCTAAATAA